One window from the genome of Pseudonocardia hierapolitana encodes:
- a CDS encoding Hsp70 family protein: MAYQLGIDLGTTFTCAAVCRSSGNRWGEPEVVTLGSRGATVPSVVFVGQDGAIVVGEAAERRALTDPDRVVREFKRRIGDPTPVMVAGRPWAPQDLSAWLVRWVVDRVAEREGGPAERIAVTHPAAWGQHKKELLSAALANQGLTVTFMAEPQAAATSYAANERVAAGSTIAVYDFGGGTFDAAIVRKGDVDFRLVGRPEGLERLGGIDFDQAVFEHVLEGMPDAFAELDDTDPAVLSAVARIRRECTEAKEALSSDTEVSIPVLLPSSRGSVRLHRSEFEAMIRPQVEDTVAALRSAVISAGFAPDQLTAVLLVGGSSRIPLVAQLVSEQLGRPVAVDADPKNAIAKGAALSLAPQPAAAPAGAPAMPPAAPPARPPRMAPPPPGMPGMPYSGPYNEAPYNDGPYNDGPGAPPPHGARPGPYGPPGRPAPEPAAAMLTEPVQQRSRHAHQQPEPEWDYDDYDDREPDLPQRRRPSAMVIGLGALLAAGAVVLAFVLWPTGSATPADSTGSESTLSDSAPSDSGGSSGGGRSSGGGNEPGAAVPPPGEATSGPTTSAEEEPPAATKTTTKASEPTKDSDATKEPDSDSEGDSSGSDSDSESGGGGEGDSNAAGPAADLEQVGPEAPADPPTL; encoded by the coding sequence ATGGCGTACCAGCTCGGGATCGACCTGGGGACGACGTTCACCTGCGCCGCAGTGTGTCGCTCCTCGGGCAACCGCTGGGGAGAACCCGAGGTCGTCACCCTCGGTAGCCGCGGCGCCACGGTCCCGTCGGTCGTGTTCGTCGGGCAGGACGGCGCGATCGTGGTCGGTGAGGCCGCCGAACGCCGGGCCCTGACCGACCCGGACCGGGTGGTCCGCGAGTTCAAGCGCCGCATCGGTGATCCGACTCCCGTGATGGTGGCGGGCCGGCCGTGGGCCCCGCAGGACCTGTCCGCGTGGCTCGTCCGCTGGGTGGTCGACCGCGTGGCGGAGCGTGAGGGCGGTCCCGCCGAGCGGATCGCCGTCACCCACCCCGCCGCATGGGGGCAGCACAAGAAGGAACTGCTGTCCGCCGCCCTCGCCAACCAGGGCCTCACCGTCACGTTCATGGCCGAGCCGCAGGCAGCCGCCACGAGCTACGCCGCGAACGAGCGGGTGGCCGCCGGGTCCACGATCGCCGTCTACGACTTCGGCGGCGGCACGTTCGACGCCGCGATCGTGCGCAAGGGCGACGTCGACTTCAGGCTGGTCGGGAGGCCGGAGGGCCTCGAGCGGCTCGGCGGCATCGACTTCGACCAGGCCGTGTTCGAGCACGTGCTCGAGGGCATGCCCGACGCCTTCGCCGAGCTCGACGACACCGATCCGGCCGTGCTCTCGGCCGTGGCGCGCATCCGGCGCGAGTGCACCGAGGCCAAGGAGGCCCTCTCCAGCGACACCGAGGTGTCGATCCCGGTGCTGCTCCCCTCGTCCCGCGGTTCCGTCCGGCTGCACCGCAGCGAGTTCGAGGCGATGATCCGCCCGCAGGTGGAGGACACCGTCGCGGCGCTGCGATCCGCGGTGATCTCGGCGGGCTTCGCGCCGGACCAGCTCACCGCCGTGCTGCTCGTCGGCGGCTCCTCGCGGATCCCGCTCGTCGCACAGCTGGTCTCCGAGCAGCTCGGCCGGCCCGTCGCGGTGGACGCCGACCCGAAGAACGCCATCGCCAAGGGTGCTGCTCTCTCGCTGGCGCCCCAGCCCGCCGCGGCGCCTGCGGGCGCCCCGGCGATGCCGCCGGCGGCACCGCCTGCCCGGCCGCCGCGGATGGCTCCGCCGCCTCCCGGAATGCCGGGAATGCCCTACAGCGGGCCGTACAACGAGGCCCCCTACAACGACGGTCCCTACAACGACGGTCCCGGCGCCCCGCCGCCTCACGGCGCCCGCCCCGGCCCGTACGGGCCGCCGGGCCGCCCCGCTCCCGAACCGGCTGCCGCGATGCTCACGGAGCCGGTCCAGCAGCGGTCCCGGCACGCCCACCAGCAGCCGGAGCCGGAGTGGGACTACGACGACTACGACGACCGCGAGCCGGATCTGCCGCAGCGGCGCCGGCCCAGCGCGATGGTGATCGGGCTGGGCGCGCTGCTGGCCGCGGGCGCCGTGGTGCTGGCGTTCGTCCTGTGGCCGACCGGATCTGCCACGCCCGCGGACAGCACGGGTAGCGAGAGCACCCTCTCCGACTCCGCGCCGTCCGACTCCGGCGGGAGCAGCGGTGGCGGCCGCAGCTCCGGCGGCGGGAACGAGCCGGGCGCCGCGGTGCCGCCGCCCGGCGAGGCGACCAGCGGTCCGACGACCTCCGCGGAGGAGGAGCCGCCGGCCGCGACCAAGACGACGACCAAGGCCAGCGAGCCCACGAAGGACAGCGACGCGACCAAGGAGCCCGACAGCGACTCCGAGGGCGACTCGAGCGGCAGCGACTCCGACTCCGAGTCCGGTGGTGGGGGCGAGGGCGACAGTAACGCGGCCGGTCCCGCTGCCGATCTCGAGCAGGTGGGGCCCGAGGCCCCGGCGGATCCGCCGACCCTCTGA